A genomic stretch from Falco naumanni isolate bFalNau1 chromosome 6, bFalNau1.pat, whole genome shotgun sequence includes:
- the IL22RA2 gene encoding interleukin-22 receptor subunit alpha-2 codes for MRGITLSSLCLLMHLLLDEISTILVLEKQVLQDLIKPRKVEFHSLNFNSTLHWQPGRARGARDTVYFVQYKVYGQSTWQNKDDCWGIQNHVCDLTNETSDIQEPYYGRVKATSTGVYSDWSVSCRFTPWQETMIGPPTVTVVHSNKSITLKLRAPRSPYRRKTGSKIPMTKYYDLLYKVFIINNLLDEQHRVLVYEGKDKVIKIEGLRPGVSYCIVAKTYVPMLDHSSAYSSKKCTVLQ; via the exons CGATTTTAGTTTTGGAAAAGCAAGTCCTGCAAGATTTGATTAAGCCGCGGAAGGTAGAGTTTCATTCTTTAAACTTCAACAGCACTTTGCACTGGCAGCCTGGGAGGGCCAGAGGGGCAAGAGACACCGTCTACTTCGTGCAGTATAAAGT GTATGGGCAGAGCACATGGCAAAACAAAGACGACTGCTGGGGGATTCAAAACCATGTCTGTGACCTGACAAATGAGACCTCTGACATCCAAGAGCCTTACTATGGCAGAGTGAAAGCCACATCGACTGGCGTCTATTCCGACTGGAGTGTCAGCTGCAGATTCACTCCCTGGCAAGAAA ctatGATAGGACCTCCAACGGTAACTGTGGTTCATAGTAACAAATCCATAACACTAAAGCTCCGGGCTCCACGTTCTCCTTATAGAAGGAAGACGGGCAGCAAGATACCAATGACAAAATATTATGATCTGCTATATAAAGTCTTCATAATTAACAACTTGCTAGATGAG CAACACAGAGTCCTGGTGTATGAAGGAAAAGACAAGGTTATTAAAATAGAAGGTTTGAGGCCTGGAGTCAGCTACTGTATCGTAGCTAAAACATACGTGCCAATGCTAGACCACAGCAGCGCCTACAGCAGCAAGAAATGCACTGTTCTGCAGTGA